TTCCCTTATATTTTCTTTTTCCTGTCGATTGAATGCGGAAGATCAAAAGGAATCTTCTTCTTTCGAAAAGAAAGAGAGAAACAACCAAAAGACGAAAACCGAAATCAGCGACTATCCGACTGCCAAAAAAGTTCTGAAACGAATCTATAGAAAAGTCGGGGTCGATTTTTATTGCGGCTGCAGATTTGACGATGATGAAGAATTGACCGGTCGATTCAGAATTGATAGTTCCTGCGGATTGAGTGCAAGAACGGCAAGTCCCCGTGCATTACTCATCGAATGGGAACACATCGTCCCAGCTTATTCCTTCGGAAAAGATAGAGAATGTTGGACGAGAAAAGATTGTGAATTCGACGGCAGAAAGATCAGAGGGCGCAAATGCTGCGAAAAAACAGACTCTGAATTCAAATTGATCGAAGCCGATCTTCATAACCTTGTCCCTGTTCCGGGGGAAATCAATAATGATCGTGCTCATTATTTTTTTGGAGAAATAGAAGGAGAAAAAAGAGAATACGGAACTTGTGATTTTGAAGTGGATTTCAAAAATCAAATAGCGGAACCACGAGAGGAAATTCGAGGGGATATAGCCCGAATCTTTTTTTATATGGAAAAACAATGGAATATCCCCATTCCATCCGATAAACGAATGCTATACGAAAAATGGAATAGACTCGATCCGCCCAGTACTTTTGAAATCCGAAAAAACGATTTGATTGAAAAGTCGCAAGGCAGAAGAAATCCGTTTATTGATTGAAGATTTTTTTCGTTTCTTCTTCAAAAAACTGAACCAACCCTTTTACCTTTCGGGAAGGTACCCGACTTATAGGTGTTAACAGCCAAACATCACCGAAATTTTCCAAAGGATGATTCGCTAAAATTTGTACAAGCTCACCCCGATGGATGTATTCTTGAAAATCCCAAATAGAACGAATCAGGAGAGCCTTACCTGAAAGTCCTTGTTTGATAAGACTTGCCGCATCATTGCAAA
The nucleotide sequence above comes from Leptospira kobayashii. Encoded proteins:
- a CDS encoding endonuclease; translation: MNAEDQKESSSFEKKERNNQKTKTEISDYPTAKKVLKRIYRKVGVDFYCGCRFDDDEELTGRFRIDSSCGLSARTASPRALLIEWEHIVPAYSFGKDRECWTRKDCEFDGRKIRGRKCCEKTDSEFKLIEADLHNLVPVPGEINNDRAHYFFGEIEGEKREYGTCDFEVDFKNQIAEPREEIRGDIARIFFYMEKQWNIPIPSDKRMLYEKWNRLDPPSTFEIRKNDLIEKSQGRRNPFID